tttttttcttcacaggGACCTGCAGGCAGGTCAGCACACTATTCCCCTTCACATGTCATAATGCTGGGACTTGATGTTCAGGAGCAGAGCCAGCTACATTCACTGGAGTCCTCCTTGAGCAATACTTTGAACCACAAGTGGCCTATATTACATGTGCACTTCATAGATGAGCCAATATCAAACTGGGGTATCAAGGAGCAGGGAGATCTAACGATTGAAAATCAGAAGCACCCCCTGCCACAAACAGATATTGTCAACATTGAATTCATTCAGGTGCCAGAGCCAACCTCTTGTGCGGGGAGCCAGGACTGTAGAGGACACTCTAGTTTAAACTCAGCTGTAATGTTGGGTACTGTGGAGAGGGTTGCCCCGATGGATATTTCAAGCACCACTCCGAAGATGGATCTGCAAGAATTGGTAAATAGGCTTTGTTGCACATACACCATTCCTTGATGtagattgtatattttttttccatttttatcaaGGGTTTACCTACAgttagggaaaaaagtatttgatcccctgctaattttgtacgtttgcccactgacaaagaaatgattagtcaTTTGACGTCCCACCGagttcgtgtgcagaagcgaacacatacatgagtagcgcccgcatatgaaaatggtgttcaaaccacacatgtgaggtattgccgcgatcggtagagtgagagcaataattagagccctagacctcctctgtaactcaaaaaatgcaacctgtagaattttttttttttttttttttaaaacaaggttggtctttattgagaaGACATCATATAACAATCCATATACACGCATTAAGCGCATATAAACAACAGGAATGTACATAGTATAATTCCAGAATTAAAGTAACAGAAGGAGAAATCAATCAAGTGAGATGTAGTAATAGAAAAGAGAGTAGCTAATATAATACGTTAGTACTACACATAACTATCCATAAGTTCATGTTCTATAACATTAGGTTACAATATTATCtctcatccgggggggggggggatttttattttttaaatgtcgcctatggagatttttaagggtaaaagtttgtcaccattccacgagcgggcgcaattttgaagcgtgacatgttgggtatcaatttactcagcgtaacattatctttcacaatataagaaaaattgggctaactttactgctttattttttaattaaaaaaagtgtattttttcccaaaaaagtgcgcttgtaagaccgctgcgcaaatacggtgtgacaaagtattgcaacgaccgtcattttattctctagggtgtataatgtataatgtttaggggttctaagtaattttctagcaaaaaaaaactgtttttaccttgtaagcaacaaatctcagagctcggtccttaagtggttaatcgtaggtttattttaacagtgagagacagaataactacAAGTAACTATTTGTGAATTTCATGCCTTAGTActtggtgacaaaacccttgttggcaatcagaggtcagacatttcttgtagttggccaccaggtttgcacacatctcaggagggattttgtcccactcctccttTCAGATCCTCTTGAAGTCATTAGGTTTCGAGGCTgaagtttggtaactcgaaccttcagctccctccacatattttctatgggattaaggtctggggactggctaggccactccaggaccctaatgtgtttcttcttgaaccactcctttgttgccttggcagtgtgttttgggtcattgtcatgctgaaatacccatctacaacccattttcaatgccctggctaagggaagTAGGTtcccacccaagatttgacggtacatggacccatccatcgtcccttttgatgcagtgaagttttgtcctgtccccttagcagaaaccccccccccaaagcataaagtttgcacctccatgtttgaccatggagatggtgttcttggggtcataggcagcattcctccaaaTATGgtgacaggcctgtacatgtgctttcttaggcgggggggggggacgggacctTGCAGCCACTGCAGGAGTTCTTCACGGcatagtgttaccaattgttttcttggtgactatggtgccagctgccttgggatcattgacaagattcccccgtgtagttctggtctggttcctcactgttctcataatCATTGAAATGCCACAAtgtgagatcctgcatggagccccagaccgagggagattgacagttattttgtgtttcttccatttgcgaataatcgcaccaactgttctcACCCTCTTCAAGCTGCTTGGCaattggtcttgtagcccattccagccttgtgtagatctacaatcttgtccctgacatccttggacagctctttttggtcttggccatggtggagagattggaatctgattgcttctgtggataggtgtcttttatacaggtaacgagctgagattaggagcactcccttttaaggctcctttcacacaggcttgtcTGTTTGACTGACTCAGCTTGCCCAGTGGGGGGGGGGTCgatctgctgagcaggcggatgacaggtctctctctgctcactgtgcagcaacagacctgtcagagtcccgctctcctctatggggagatcagatgaaaatggaccgcctgtccgtttttcatcccATGTGAcccaccagatggatggaaaataggacctccatccGTCTGAATTTGGCAGGGAGGAtaagatagcagcgggtgtcagcgaacatgtcaccgctgacatccgccactccatagggctgaatggagggtccaatcgggtccgcctgaaaaacagacaggtgtacCTGATCCGAAAGCTTGTGTGAACGGACCctaggagagtgctcctaatctcagctcgttacctgtatagaaggcacctgggagccagaaatcttggatttttttcagaataacaaaagattgCCAGTGTGGAGTTTTGTAAATGCATAGTGAACTAGAATTCGTTATGTTGTTATACTGAGCTATGGACTGCATCTTGGATCTGCTCCCCTGTTCGATCTGACAAAGAAAGTGGCTGTGGTGTGTTTCCACACATTGTGCCTCCAGTCTTGCCGAGTTCCATGAGGTTGTTTTGGTGACATCTGCGTAGATCCCGGACTTCCATGTCCATTAGAGGGAGCCACCGATTCGATTATCTAAGCCTATTTGACCCAATGTCGCTGACATCTGGGTCCACCTTATCCAGTAAGAGTACCTCACCTATTTCATCTATTGAATTCACCATTGTTGAAGTCCCATAAGGTCGTTTTCACGATTAGAAGATTGACACTTCATTGTCACGCTTTTCCTTTGGACTTTGCTGACTTTATTCCTTCCATTTTGGACTTTTTACTTTGTGATTGACTGTCACATTTggtttttggttttatttattccttttttcctTGTACTGCACCACAGAGCATATAGtatgttagcgctacatttttttgcagcagccagaaatcttgctgatgggggatcaaatacttatttcacttttaaaaataaacctaccattaaaatataGCCTGATGGGCAAAcattcaaaatcagcaggggatcaaataattttttctcTCGCTGTATTGTACTTTCCACAGTTTACTATAGTAATCCCATAGCAGTGGGCTTCTGAATACTTGTCATCTAGGCATGTATCAGATATTCATATTCGGCTACCACACAGTGCTTTATTTTTATAGATACTAGATTGTGATAAAAAGAGAAAATGTAAAGGAATTTGTAGACTGTCTTATGTTGAGGCTTATCTTCGGTCTTGCACAATTGCACAGACCCTCTTCCTGTACTGAAGTTGCATACTCTGATTTCATTGCAAACTGTGAACTTCTCAgtgcgtgtaaaaaaaaaaaaaaaaaaaaaaaaaataatgtagcaaGGCATAATAGAACCTGTCGCATTTTCTGGCTTGTGGACTTCCAGCATCATTGAGCTCTTTCCTCCCTAGCTGAACTCCCTCTAGGCCTCGTCTTTCCTATTGGACTTCAGTTTAATCAATCATAGAGGCTTGGCATTACGTATGGACATTACTTATGGTGGTCTGTTTTCAGGAAGCTTTGCGCAGCCCCTTCCACCAAcagtgatctgcctgcattgcacaaaGGCCCAGTATTGTCATCAAAAATAAGTATATGTaatcaggtttgtttttttttttttttttgttttttttttttttattagcatgtTTTTTATGAAGGGGCGACTATGGACCAAGGGAGGCAAAATATAAGCAAAGTAAATGTAAGCTTTAACGCATGATGTTTGCAATGTTGATAATAATGACTTTGTGAATTTCAGGCTAAAACATCTGCTATGCAGGACAAAGGGGACTTCCTTGAAATCGGCATACATCCTGAGGTTTCTGCTGAGCAACAAGTAAAAGGTAGTGCCTTGTTTTCTACAGTGTTACCATCAAGGATCCATGTTTCTTAAATTTAAATCTATTATCATATTAATATTTGTTTCAAGGGAGTACTGGCTAGTTAACCGCTTcaggaccgccccatagcagatttactgcacatcggacacttttgacactaattttgggaccattgacaattatacagcgatcattgtgctataaatatacactgactactgtgtaaatgtcactggcaatgaaggggttatcactagggggcgatcgaggggttaaatgtgttacctagggagtgattctaactggggggggggggttgggactgactagggaaggagactgatCGGTTTTCCTatatactgggaacacacgatcggtctcctctcccatgacaggacgtggatccaagttcctgctctgtgacgagcaatcgtgggtgcccggcgggcgCATCAGCTCCCAagtgacgcagcgggcgcgcgtCCTCTACAACGCCGGGAAGctaaagacgtcatatgacgcccacccggaGGGACAGTGTGTTCCTGCGGCCGTCATATTAAAATGgccaggacaggaagtggttaaaggggaaaaaaaaacagtaacttccttttgcacatgattggatgattgacgtTTTTAATACATCTTCTCTGTGCTATGAGAGACTTGTACTCTTTTAGTAATTCATTTTATGCAGCAAAGTATGAGGTGGGATTCAGGAAAGTTCAACCTTGGATAACTGAAGAGGAGTACTGAAGGCCGAAGATATGTGTATATAGCAGGCCCTAGAACAAATATTTATTGACTCTAGTGTTGCTTAATGCTGTTCCACAGAGCCAATTTTAATACAAGTAAATGCAGATTGTGAGGGAAAAGTTTAGGGTGTCTAGAAAAATTACCAGCTGTCCACCCTTGATTTATTACATTATGGCATAGTCACAGGCTTCAGATCCATTAGCCTCTATAACTAGTGCAGCCTCTGTGGAGAGACCAACAATGAAAAGATGCATAGGCATTTATGATTGTGCATACAAGGCTGTTTTCAATGAAAAGTAAATCCCCACATACGATGGGGCTGAGTGACAAGCTGATAGTTTTAATAATAGATACAATAAAATAATTTCAGTAAAATGCACGTAGATTTGTTTTGGTTTACTAAAGccattttgttgtcagaattttgCAAAGAGGCAAATATGGCATTTTGTCACTGCATGATCCACTCCATGAtgaaaagcttgtttttttttttttttctgtttttagatAACCAAACTCAACCAGATAAAGCTGCGGGTATGAAAGACATAAGCACTGAGATTGAGTTACATTCCGAGCAGAATACAAAACTGGATAATCTACAGTCAGAGAGAAATAAGCCTCCAGATGTAAAAGAATCTGATTCTTCAGGGAAGCCTTGCTGTTTAATGGGAACGGAGCTCCATAACTCATTTGAGCAACCTCCTGATGGACATGAAGAATGTACTGGGGTAAAGTCCTCAGAACACAAATGCCTATCCAGTGGTTTAAGAGATGGAGCTTCCTGTACGTGCCTTGAAGATCAAAAAGTGCCACTTTATTCTTGTACATCTCATAATATTACTAAAAGAAACCTGGATGCGTGTGATATCCAAAAAGGCCCTGTGTTGTGTGAAAAAGCATTTGTTTGCAAAGAATCAGAGTGCTCTGAGTTGGGGGAAATCAACAGTGCATCTCTACTTTCTGCAAGCTCAGAAGAAGGTATGACTGAAAATGGACCTAAACAAAATTGTTTAGAGCATGCTGTGCGGGATGTGGCACAGTCAAAGGACATTTGTGTCCAGCAATCACAAGATATGACTTTTGGTACAGAAGGCCAGCATAGAAAGGAATGTCTTTGTATACCTCTTTCAACTATACATTTGATGAGGAAAGTGGAAACTGGTTTGGAAAATGTTCTTTCACTAAATATCAGAGATGATACTTTGCTCTCAGAATCTGGAAAATGTGTTCCTTTGTCAGGGAGAGTGACCACACAACCAAATCTTCAAACTTCCATTGATGGGTTGAGTGCCAAATCATCTAATACACAAGAATCTTCTTTTTTACTCAACACAAGGGAATACTTCCATCTGCAAAGTGTTTCTGCAGATTGTCATGAAGATCTCAGCTGTGCCAATAACCTAGGGTACAAATTAGGCGAATCTTCACATTCTAGTTCCATTAATTTGGTTCCAGCAAAAAGTACATGTGGGGAATCTTTTTGTAAACACACTACAATTAACTTATTAGCAGATGACAATGAAACATCTGCTGGTCAAGATTCTGATGCAACAATAAAACGGGAAATAAAAGAACAAGTCTTTCAGGTGGTGGAAACGTTTTCAGATGAAAGGGTCTTTATTACACAGAGTGGCCCTTCGTTACATGATGGTATAATGACACAAGAGATGCATTGTACCATCTCACAGGATACTCCTGTTCCACATGTTTTAGATGAAGCCCAATTGCCTGTCATCTGCTGCACTACTCGAATACCAGAACATCACAGCATTGTACCTAATCTTCCATGTGACATCAATATTGTAACAAACCCTGATTCTGAGATGAGCACAAAAAATGAGAAAAGTGCCGGGCATCAGGCCGAAAAGAACATATCTGAGGTTTCAGACTCTGAGACTCCTAATCAATTTGCTAAACTTGACAACACTGTGGTTTCCAGTCACAGACAGTCATCCAAATCTTTAGCAATTAACAAAACCACCTTAAGCTTGGATCATATACAAGGCATTCATGGTCAAGCACCACCTTCAGAATGTCAGTCAACAGCTGATAAGACTTGTCATTTAGCAACCACACTGCAGAATGCCCTCATACCTTATGTGGATATTTGGAGCTTTTTAGCAAAGGTCAGGGAGCCTGACTTATTTTCTTTGAATAGTACTAACCATATGATTCTCAAAAAGGCAAAATCCCAGGCACTTCAGTTAAGAAACCATTTAAGTTGTGACAAAGAAAGTGGTTTACTGTATGTTAAGGAATGTAGTGTTCCTGATAGATTGCCTGGTTGGAAAGCTAGGAAAAAGTCATTAGTGCATCCTTCTGGTCAGCTAGATTCTGTAAAAGCACTCCTTCTGAAATGCCCAGATGATAAATATAAGATCCCCAAAAGCCTGCTACGTGGTCATTTTGCCTGTAACCATAGGGTGGAAAAATCTGATGGAATGCTCGGTGTGGATCCCCCCATCAGCAAGAGAAAATTGATTTCCTCCTCTGGTACAGAATCTGTAACTACAAACACTCTCTTGGCTTCTTCTTCAGTAGGTAAAATCAAAAGTGCAGAGAAATCAAAATGCTATACACCGTTGAATGATTCTTGTCTGCAAAAAATTGAAGTTCTGGCACATCCTCCATTATCTAGTATTGTGCAGAGTACAATCTTGCCAGCAAATAAATTGGCCTCTTTGACTAACTCTAAAATAGAGCACACTCAGAGAATTAAACATGTTGTGCCTATAAAACCAATGGTAACTAGATCTAGGAACAAGATTAATTACAAAGGGTCTTCTGAATGCTTGCATACAGTAAAACCTACTCAGCCCTCTTTCTGCTCACCCAAACATCCAATAATGAAGATGCAATCCATCCTCGCTGGTGAGCATAGATCTTCATTTAAATTATTTAAAGGTCAATCTGGGAAAGGATCTCCACCTAAAATGGCAGTTGAAACACTTAAACGGAAAAGTATATGTATTGAGACTAAAAAAACTCTATCAACTAATATTGGTAAGCAACCACTGCCATTACAAGATAATCAGCAGTTACCAAAAGACTGCCTTAGACGGCCTACATGTCAAATGGAAATGAAAGTTGTTAGAGCAgacaaaagttttgaaaattgtacTTTGAAACTTGAAACTCAAAGCCTTACATGCACAATACAAGGAGCAAAAAGACCAAAGATTAGGCATGAAAATTTTGGTCAGCCTTCCAGTTCAGACTTTCAGGGTTCTATGTATACCGGTTCCCATAAAACTCTTAATCTTCATCCTCGTTCACTAGGGCCTTGCAAAATTCAGAAAGTCCCAGATCTCCCCAGAAATAAGTATAAGACCGGTGACATATCTCTAAGAAGGCAGCCAAGCAGAAAGTGTAAGAGCAGTTTCATGCAGGCATACAATGTTCCAGATTGCAACATGCAGATCTGCAAAATTTCTAACGCTTCCCCTACACATACCTGCCATATTCCTAACTATAGACTTCCACCATCAAAACATGCAGTTCCAAAATTGACTTCTAATACACTTTATGCAGACATGAATAAGCGGAATGTCGTTTCTTTAAACAAGTGCACTGCAGAGCAAGCATTGCTACACCAACTTTCAGCTATTGCTAGTAGACTGACTGTACCATGCAAGAGTTCCTCCAAGTCAATGCCTTTATCAAATACTGCAAAACTTGTTCCCTTTAGAGGTCAGCTGCAAGCTAGAAAATTGCTAAATGTTTTTTCCTGTGTAAATATGAAAATAAGCTCCCAGACAGTAGGAAATGTGGGCTTTTCCTCAAGTCGTGACCATCTTCTTTCGCAGTGTATGGATCTTTGCCCCACTCATCTTACTAAGGCTTACCCTGAAGTTCTTGCTAGCAGTTTTTCTTTGGATGACACCACATTCCCTGTATCTTTTCATATGAAAATAGATCCAGGCTATTTATCAGACTTTATTAATCTCAATCCCCCTGATTGTATGTTTCAAAGCATACTACCCATAACTCAATCAGCACAGCGTTCTGAGTGGACTTTATCCTTCTTCCTTTCCCCACATTTCCCTGCTACCAGTGACAACATGCAGCTTTTCACTCGCTGGAACCCACATTTCAAATGTTTGGGCAATTCTAAATTTGACTCCAGTTGCAGAGGTAAATCTGAAAGGAAGTCTGGATGCTCAATGCTTGGCCTTCATACAGTACTTGCACTTTCATCTCCTGGCTGTTACAGATTGTGGACTAGGAAAAGAAATCTAGGGAGTAGAATCCCCACCGTCCAAAAATTTTCTGTGACCCAGTTTGCACATGGGCTAAAGGGATTACCACCACAGTTTTCCTGGAAAAGCGAATTCTCATCTTCTCTGGCTTTTTCACTTGGCCGTGTGATGTCTACATGGAGCCGCCATGGATTATCAGCTTTCTCCTCTGATTTTGCCACACCACCCCCCCAGTGCAGTTCATGGCAGCCAAGCCAGAGCCTCGGCATCAGGTAACTAGCACAGTATTTTACACAAATTTTGAATATCTCAAGTGTTCaatgttttttgtttcattttgtgaaaCAAGTGATTACTAAAGTAGTGTTAAGTATGACTGTGTGTTTTTCAACAAGTTTGATTGTACAGTGCACAAAGTGAGCTATCATGCAGAAGATGATGGCTCCCAAATAATATTGACAGTTGGTAACCGTATATCTGGTGTCCAAAAAGGaaattaaagcccatctctgggcaacaaaaaaaattatggctgtgcccacactgcaagggttaattgcttgtttagggGAGCAAAAAGATTTACTTAAGTGATACTGCACTGCTCCCCGTACCTAGACCTTTCCCCCTCTTCTCCCCATGCTCTAGCAATTTAGGACAAAAGTgacagtccaccaccagagcaTTGGGGAGCACTGCCTGATGAGGAAGTGGAACATCAGATAATTAAAGTTTTCTCGTCTGCCCTAGACATCACAAGGAATTAACCCTTGTAGTGTGGGTACAACTCCACTGCAAGGAATTCTTTTACATTTTCCCGAAAGTGGGTTAAGTATAGCGTAACAAAAATGCTGCTCAGATATTTGGCCGTGGCAAGCCAATATAGTATTAATATATGGCCATGTATtgaaaaggtgcaaaaaaaaaagtgatattggGGATGAAATGGTAGGCTGAGAGGATCTGGGGGTGGGGGCCACGGTGTCTTCAGGCTATGCAAATTTAGAAAAGGTGGCCAGGTTTGGAACAAACTGGGTGAGTGTATGTATGCGCGTCCTATAACATGTGTGTTCAATTTTAAGGCAATGGCGCCCCTGTAAATGAGCTGTGTGCTAACGCAGGTGTCCACAGTTGCTAACGCAGGTGTCCACAGTTGCTAACGCAGGTGTCCACAGTTGCTAACGCAGGTGTCCACAGTTGCTAACGCAGGTGTCCACAGTTGCTAACGCAGGTGTCCACAGTTGCTAACGCAGGTGTCCAATATAGACAATAAGTACCTTATTGTATGCTGCATGCTTTTGTACTTGGTGTGCAGGAAGGATAGAATGCAGATTTCCCTGGGCTCCCTGAAAACAATGTAAGAATGAATCTCTGCCTTGATGATTACGTTAGAATTGGCTCACCGGACATGTAGGCCtgatattaaaatgctttattagaAAACAAATATTGATTGCTTATTATAGCTGCTTGCAGTTTAATAGAGGTGTTAGATGATTTAATACAAACGAATTTAAATCTTTAGTAATAGAATGGAACATCTGCCCGTATAAGCACTGCATTTTGTTGTCTGTGCTGTTGTTGCTTTCTCCTCCACTGAAGGACACAGGAATTGATTAACTTTTGGGTTACAATGCCACTTAGAGGAAGATTTGACACTGGCAAACACAAAATATTGTAGGCCAGCCCGCAATAACCAATCCTACCAGAATACCtccgttttttgctagtgtcctacaAAGTATGGAGTCTTTTCTTAATTTCTGAGAtgctgatcacattccctctgttctcagctgcataagaactggggtGTTTTCCtgctttagtgtggtcagtttttaggaAGAAAGCAGAGACTGGCAGGagcaccaaggatttcacacaaaggaagcaatacaaaggtgaacaggatgcttttttttttttttttttttttttttttttttttcccatatatgtacatggtacagcaggcacatattaggaatactTTGGTAATAAACGCTTTAAGCAAGCTTTTACTTCAGTCATGCATTTCTTTTTGGGCCAGTTTTTTTGCTGACTTTAAACACAGAGGCCATAAGTGCAATCCTGCACCTTCCTCTATGGATTCTATATCTGATCTGTCCAGTCCTTGCCAGACTAACCTGCGCTGAGTTGGTCTGCCATCACTCCCAAAAATACTGTCTGAGCAACAGAGGCATCTCTAAATCATTTATTCTCGCAGTGCTAAAATCTCAGAAAGTCTACTTCTCACAAGGTTTATCACCATACATGGAAAGCTCACTTCACTTAATGGCAGGTGTGAGGCTTTCTCCCCAGGAAAAAATCCATAGGACAAATTTTTCTTTCTTACCATTGCTGGGTCTGGCCCTCCACACCATTAAAGTTTCTTGCCATCTTGTTCTATCTGGAATATTCCCCTTTCCACTCCTACCATATGGCTAGATTCTAGCAATAACCTCTGGGAGACTGTCCTTACTAATAGTACTCCTAAAAGTGATCAAGCTTCTTGTTTCAGCATTATATAGTTCCTCAAGCAAACCATATCCAAGCTTATGGTCTTAAGGACAGAGTTCCACCTATTCCTGTCAATACACACTTTACTAGATTTGTGAGTTTTTGGGAGTCCTCTTGGGCATTGAGGCATTCAGTTTTGAAACTTGCAAGGTTGCCACCTGATCATTTGGTTCGCACATGTTCCAAATTCTATTAGGAGAATGTTCAGGTCTCATCTGATACCAGTTTTGGGCATGAGGTCTTTCAGGCTGTTTTGAGCTTCAGGCAGAGTCTCCAGTCctgtggattttttaaattttttttgctttgttttagtgGATCTATTAGTGTTTGCAATGTTTACCCCTCAGTTGGACATACTGacagtagttgtaaaggctgaaggttttttttttttaccttcatgcatatacaTGAAGGTTTGCAGCATATGCATGAAAGAATCTTTGCAATAatgcaaatatttattttcttattaACGGACACCTTAAGCTCGGTCCACTACTTGTTAGTCAAAAAATCCAGCAACCCAGGTAGACTCTCAGCAGAGCACACTATCCAGTTCCCTGGCGTCCACCTCCAAAGTCTGTGAAGGCTAGTGACTCAGAGAGAGGGGGCAAGTACTCTAATTTCCCTCAAGGATTCGGATGAGGAAGAGTATGTCATTAGGACATCCAGATACAAGTTATCATTAGAGGAAGTAGATGATCTGCTTAAAGCAACCTATACTACCCTTGAAATCCAGGAGCAGGAAGTACAGCTCTCAATACATGACAGAATGTACTAAGGTCTGGACGAATCCAAATGCAGGGTATTCCCAGTCCATAAAGTTATTtcagaagtggttaaaaagtaatgGAAACTTCCAGATAGGGGTCCTTTCTTCCTTAAAACCCCTAGGAGAAGATTTCCTTTCAAGGAGGACTAGGCCCAGATTTGGAATAAAAGGTTTAGGGTGGATGCGGCTTTTGCACAGATTTCTTGGTGCACAGATCTGGCGTTTTGAGGTTATGGGCATTTTGAAAGATGCCATGGACAAGAGGGTTCTCTTCTCAAGCATGTGATTCCAACTTGTCCAGCCTCAAGCCCGCTATGGCATCCACAGTGGTTGCCAGGAATCTAGAATGCTGGTTGGAGCAGCTATAAGGTCATGTGGAATCTAGCACATCTAGGAAAGATTTTCTAGAGTCCTTCCCAGTGCTTTTAAAAGCAGTAAAGTATATGGCTGATGCTTCTGCAGAATCAATTAAAATGTCTGCAAGATCCTCAGCGTTGGTCAACTCAGCCATGCACGTCATCTGGCTCAAAACGTGGTCAGGTGATGCTGCATCCAAGATACCGTTTTCTGGCGACTTCTTTCGGCCCACGTCTGGAAACTGTGCTGGACAGAACAGCCAATGGGAAGAAAGCATTCCCCTCTAGGAAGAAACagccttttaaaaaatattttcgtGCTTTTCCACATAGCCAAAGCTAGTGGAGCAGGACCAGAAGAGCAGGTGGTCCTCCCAGAGGGGCAGGGGAAGAGGTGGGGTGCTTTTCAGAGC
This window of the Aquarana catesbeiana isolate 2022-GZ linkage group LG01, ASM4218655v1, whole genome shotgun sequence genome carries:
- the PRR14L gene encoding protein PRR14L isoform X1 — its product is MLGGPAGRSAHYSPSHVIMLGLDVQEQSQLHSLESSLSNTLNHKWPILHVHFIDEPISNWGIKEQGDLTIENQKHPLPQTDIVNIEFIQVPEPTSCAGSQDCRGHSSLNSAVMLGTVERVAPMDISSTTPKMDLQELAKTSAMQDKGDFLEIGIHPEVSAEQQVKDNQTQPDKAAGMKDISTEIELHSEQNTKLDNLQSERNKPPDVKESDSSGKPCCLMGTELHNSFEQPPDGHEECTGVKSSEHKCLSSGLRDGASCTCLEDQKVPLYSCTSHNITKRNLDACDIQKGPVLCEKAFVCKESECSELGEINSASLLSASSEEGMTENGPKQNCLEHAVRDVAQSKDICVQQSQDMTFGTEGQHRKECLCIPLSTIHLMRKVETGLENVLSLNIRDDTLLSESGKCVPLSGRVTTQPNLQTSIDGLSAKSSNTQESSFLLNTREYFHLQSVSADCHEDLSCANNLGYKLGESSHSSSINLVPAKSTCGESFCKHTTINLLADDNETSAGQDSDATIKREIKEQVFQVVETFSDERVFITQSGPSLHDGIMTQEMHCTISQDTPVPHVLDEAQLPVICCTTRIPEHHSIVPNLPCDINIVTNPDSEMSTKNEKSAGHQAEKNISEVSDSETPNQFAKLDNTVVSSHRQSSKSLAINKTTLSLDHIQGIHGQAPPSECQSTADKTCHLATTLQNALIPYVDIWSFLAKVREPDLFSLNSTNHMILKKAKSQALQLRNHLSCDKESGLLYVKECSVPDRLPGWKARKKSLVHPSGQLDSVKALLLKCPDDKYKIPKSLLRGHFACNHRVEKSDGMLGVDPPISKRKLISSSGTESVTTNTLLASSSVGKIKSAEKSKCYTPLNDSCLQKIEVLAHPPLSSIVQSTILPANKLASLTNSKIEHTQRIKHVVPIKPMVTRSRNKINYKGSSECLHTVKPTQPSFCSPKHPIMKMQSILAGEHRSSFKLFKGQSGKGSPPKMAVETLKRKSICIETKKTLSTNIGKQPLPLQDNQQLPKDCLRRPTCQMEMKVVRADKSFENCTLKLETQSLTCTIQGAKRPKIRHENFGQPSSSDFQGSMYTGSHKTLNLHPRSLGPCKIQKVPDLPRNKYKTGDISLRRQPSRKCKSSFMQAYNVPDCNMQICKISNASPTHTCHIPNYRLPPSKHAVPKLTSNTLYADMNKRNVVSLNKCTAEQALLHQLSAIASRLTVPCKSSSKSMPLSNTAKLVPFRGQLQARKLLNVFSCVNMKISSQTVGNVGFSSSRDHLLSQCMDLCPTHLTKAYPEVLASSFSLDDTTFPVSFHMKIDPGYLSDFINLNPPDCMFQSILPITQSAQRSEWTLSFFLSPHFPATSDNMQLFTRWNPHFKCLGNSKFDSSCRGKSERKSGCSMLGLHTVLALSSPGCYRLWTRKRNLGSRIPTVQKFSVTQFAHGLKGLPPQFSWKSEFSSSLAFSLGRVMSTWSRHGLSAFSSDFATPPPQCSSWQPSQSLGISVPVLKHSTDLIPKNCFKADEPRLQFNVSSWQECISGLSNHANRLFLEEAGGDLEPSCSLFNKQGKDDISLNCLPFQRQANLLCLSTEQTRGVELPPSLSTEQTNDLGPLHCLSIEPLNFLSSEHANNLLSLDSLHFLSTKKGKEFGPSSCLSVQEDALGATHSLPFDQGNGHRPPCQLSTEQDHGLGPSCSLSTEQGDGLGHSCGEPIEHDRGLDTLYTLSNNQHIDIKHLHYLIDHQDVPQFPHSLTIEQMVDLRPPEVLCLEQGDGLKTSCFLSPEQADSLGAPLLVSAQKECKFAPCNLSILQDSLEPPCILIPSKTRACPFEQRESLPIPHAKAENQNQEHEKEEGERKPQRVSQIRIRKTIPKPDPNLTPMGLPKPKRINKKEFSLEDIYTNKNYKSPPPARSLETIFEEPKEKNGVLVSISQTKRKRILEFRDCTVPRPKRAKGKVRVMTTCKRGRKAAMEGVQLDALLIQKLMDLENFLLEQEAVERGSAAAEKPS